The genomic window GTCTGCGGCGGCTTTGCCATGCCTATCCGCGAGGGCAAGGCCAAGGAAATCTACATCGTGGCCAGTGGTGAGATGATGTCTCTCTACGCTGCCAACAACATTTCCAAGGGCATTGCCCGCTATGCAGCCAAGGGCGGGGTGCGCCTGGGGGGCATTATCTGCAACAGCCGCAATGTGGACCGTGAGATTGAGCTTTTGCGGGCCTTTGCAGAGGAACTGGGCACCCAGCTCATTCACTTCGTGCCCCGTGACAATGTGGTGCAGCATGCGGAGATCCACAAGGAAACCGTCATCCAGTACAAGCCTCAGGCCAAGCAGGCAGATGAATACCGCCAGCTGGCCAGGAAAATCGAGGAAAACGAGATGTTTGTCATTCCCAAGCCCATGACCCAGGACAGGCTGGAGGAAATCCTGCTGGAGTACGGTCTCATGGACAACGTGGAAGACGACTATCGTATATGACGGAGGGGAGAGTTTATGGCCAAAAAAATAAACCTGGATATTGCCTCCGTGGAGCAGCGTGAGCAACGCCTGGGCACCATTATCGCCTGGGACGGCACCACGGAGGATTTGCATAAGGCTTCAAATTATGAAGTGAGGGGCCAGCGGGACAGGGGCACGGGCTGCGGGGGGAACTGCCGCCTGTGCGAGCTGCAGGGGCCTTTCACCCAGGGGTCGGTGTGCAGCGAGCAGATGGTTGAATGCCAGGCGGGCAATGTGCGGGACGCGGTGCTAATACAGCACGCTCCCATCGGTTGCGGTGGCGGCCAGGTGCCCTACAACAACATCTATCGCAACGGACTGGCCATGCGGGGCTTTGAGGTAGAGAATATCCGCATCATCAATACCAACCTGTTGGAAAGCGACATGGTCTTCGGTGCGGCTGACAAACTGCGTCAGTCCATTGATGACGCCTGGGAGCGCTACAAGCCGCAGGCTATCTTCGTGGCTTCTTCCTGCGCCACGGGCATCATCGGTGAGGACATCGAGAGCATTACGGACGAGAAGGAGGCGGAGCTGGACATTCCCGTAATTCCCCTGGCCTGCGAGGGCTTCCGCTCCAAGCATTGGAGCACGGGCTTTGATGCCACCCAGCACGGCATCCTGCGACAGATTGTGCGCAGGAATCCCCAGAAGAAGCAGGAGGATTTGGTGAATGTCATCAACCTCTGGGGTTCCGATGTCTTCACCCCTTTGCTGGCCAATCTGAACCTCAGGGTCAACTATGTGGTGGACCTGGCTTCCGTAGAGGATTTGGCCCAGATGTCTGAGGCCGCTGCCACCGTGGGCTTCTGCTATACCCTGTCTTCCTATATGGCGGCAGCCCTGGAACAGCACTTTGGCGTGCCGGAGGTGAAGGCCCCCATGCCCTATGGCTTTGCGGGCACTGATGCCTGGCTCCGTGAGCTGGCCAGGGTCACCCATCGTGAGCACTTGGTGGAAGACTTTATTGCCAGGGAGCACGCCAGGGTGAAGCCCAAGATTGAGGAGCTGAAGAAAAAGCTCAAGGGAGTCAAGGGCTTTGTGGCCACCGGCTCTGCCTACGCTCACGGCCTGATTCAGGTTTTGCGTGAACTGGAGGTGGAAGTGGAGGGTTCTCTGACCTTCCATCATGACCCGGTTTACGACAGCGGCGATGCCCGGGAAGATTCTCTGGGCCACCTCAATGAGCATTACGGCCAGGTGAAGAATTTCCACGTGTCCAACCGCCAGCAATACCAGCTTTATGCCTTCCTGCAGGAGAATCAGCCAGACTTCCTGCTGATCCGCCACAACGGCCTGGCACCGCTGGCCTCCCGTCTGGGGATTCCCGCTGCGCCGCTGGGGGATGAGCATATTGCCATCGGCTATGACGGCATTGTGAATCTGGGAGAAACCATCCTTGAGATTCTGGCTCACAAGAAGTTCCATGATGATATCAAGCAGCATGTGAAACTGCCTTACAAGAAGTGGTGGCTGGAGCAGAAGGACGCCTACATTCTTGCCAAGCATCCGGAACTGGCGGCCTTTGACGAGAAAGAGTATCGGGCGGAGCAGGAGAGAAAGGAGGCAGCCAATGCCTAAGATCAAGAAAAATGAAAACGGCCAGACCAATTCCATCAGCCAGGTGCGCTACGGCTGCGCTTTAGGTGCCCTGCATTCGGTCAGTGCCATTCCGGGGGCTATCCCCATCACCCACTGCGGCCCTGGCTGCGTGGACAAGCAGTATACCAGCCTTGTTTTCTACAATGGCTACCAGGGGGGCGGCTACTCCGGCGGCGCCGTGCCTCCCAGCTCCAACCTGCAGG from Selenomonas sp. AB3002 includes these protein-coding regions:
- a CDS encoding nitrogenase component 1, giving the protein MAKKINLDIASVEQREQRLGTIIAWDGTTEDLHKASNYEVRGQRDRGTGCGGNCRLCELQGPFTQGSVCSEQMVECQAGNVRDAVLIQHAPIGCGGGQVPYNNIYRNGLAMRGFEVENIRIINTNLLESDMVFGAADKLRQSIDDAWERYKPQAIFVASSCATGIIGEDIESITDEKEAELDIPVIPLACEGFRSKHWSTGFDATQHGILRQIVRRNPQKKQEDLVNVINLWGSDVFTPLLANLNLRVNYVVDLASVEDLAQMSEAAATVGFCYTLSSYMAAALEQHFGVPEVKAPMPYGFAGTDAWLRELARVTHREHLVEDFIAREHARVKPKIEELKKKLKGVKGFVATGSAYAHGLIQVLRELEVEVEGSLTFHHDPVYDSGDAREDSLGHLNEHYGQVKNFHVSNRQQYQLYAFLQENQPDFLLIRHNGLAPLASRLGIPAAPLGDEHIAIGYDGIVNLGETILEILAHKKFHDDIKQHVKLPYKKWWLEQKDAYILAKHPELAAFDEKEYRAEQERKEAANA
- the nifH gene encoding nitrogenase iron protein — encoded protein: MAKELRQIAIYGKGGIGKSTTTQNLTAGLTELGKNVMVVGCDPKADSTRLLLGGLAQKTVLDTLRDEGDEVELDSILKTGFGGTRCVESGGPEPGVGCAGRGIITSIGLLERLGAYTDDLDYVFYDVLGDVVCGGFAMPIREGKAKEIYIVASGEMMSLYAANNISKGIARYAAKGGVRLGGIICNSRNVDREIELLRAFAEELGTQLIHFVPRDNVVQHAEIHKETVIQYKPQAKQADEYRQLARKIEENEMFVIPKPMTQDRLEEILLEYGLMDNVEDDYRI